One genomic region from Anthonomus grandis grandis chromosome 1, icAntGran1.3, whole genome shotgun sequence encodes:
- the LOC126741508 gene encoding uncharacterized protein LOC126741508 — protein sequence MIVLCLICTFYLIFSSLAGNIILPKNYTFPKQPVEDYYINYDYDFNGTSEADIKPDSLILPNPESMDTKSYAVDVLPNVELPEESLADADLKDHNCIDNIMYVYYGGSGKSVKSYGSGIVIIGSVMSCAAQLLTLFCVLLNKYYKGRKISMMLIVVHIFLTMFVSNLFFMLGVYSTKNVENCLLIAILINIFHHHTAIWIFLYCLYIYKKFCRTWISIIFKNINYYTLVTHLLPPVITMTTYYAVPNSFETKKFCFKSMHRGMIFNFMFPICILLILTTIYAISAMIQIENLEVSKLDEHYQSESFQQLSKELEHLKEKKDESLSYVDEELHSLRATRNCLKALCVMQLMFVLNWFITPVALDASRDSTELPYFQSISSMILNWFVFYKRKTLLPLIDYAVEENSEINHLEDDVLSSATEVISIASSDNIPLLQSDSATELKEFCNLSDTKDCANDYNISTIST from the exons ATGATTGTGTTGTGTTTGATATGTaccttttatttgattttttcttctttagcag GAAATATCATACTCCCCAAAAACTATACCTTTCCCAAGCAACCCGTAGAAGACTACTACATTAACTACGACTACGACTTCAACGGAACTTCTGAAGCAGACATTAAACCGGACTCTTTGATATTACCAAATCCAGAAAGTATGGATACAAAATCTTATGCCGTAGATGTTCTACCGAACGTAGAACTTCCGGAAGAATCCCTGGCAGATGCCGATCTGAAAGATCATAATTGCATCGATAACATTATGTACGTCTATTATGGAGGAAGTGGCAAAAGTGTCAAGAGTTATGGCAGTGGGATAGTGATTATTGGATCTGTGATGAGCTGTGCCGCCCAATTATTGACATTGTTTTGTGTATTGCTAAATAAGTATTATAAAGGAAGGAAAATTAGTATGATGCTGATTGTCGTTCATATTTTTCTGACCATGTTTGTAtcgaatttgttttttatgttggGAGTTTAT tcgacaaaaaatgttgaaaactGCTTGCTTATTGCCATATTGATCAACATATTTCATCATCATACAGCTATATGGATTTTCCTGTACTGTTTGTACATATACAAGAAATTTTGTCGCACGTggatttcaattattttcaagaatattaattattatactttGGTCACTCACTTATTACCACCTGTTATAACAATG actACCTACTACGCAGTACCAAACAGCTTCGAAACGAAAAAGTTCTGTTTCAAATCAATGCACAGGGGCATGATATTCAACTTTATGTTTCCGATTTGTATCTTACTAATCCTTACTACTATTTACGCGATCAGCGCCATGATACAAATCGAAAATTTGGAAGTGTCGAAGCTGGACGAGCATTACCAAAGCGAGTCATTTCAACAGCTCAGCAAAGAACTGGAACATTTAAAAGAGAAGAAAGATGAAAGTTTGAGTTATGTGGATGAAGAGCTGCATAGTTTGAGGGCTACAAGGAACTGTTTAAAGGCGCTATGCGTAATGCAATTGATGTTCGTTTTAAATTGGTTCATAACGCCTGTAGCGCTCGATGCTAGTCGTGATTCGACCGAATTGCCTTATTTTCAAAGTATTAGCTCGATGATATTG AACTGGTTCGTGTTCTATAAGAGAAAAACACTTTTGCCGCTTATAGACTATGCGGTAGAAGAAAATTCTGAAATAAACCACCTAGAAGATGACGTTCTCTCTTCTGCTACTGAGGTGATTAGTATCGCCTCATCCGACAATATTCCTTTGTTGCAATCTGACAGTGCCACTGAACTGAAAGAGTTTTGCAACTTATCTGATACAAAAGATTGTGCCAATGACTATAATATTTCTACTATTAGCACTTAA